DNA sequence from the Streptomyces sp. MST-110588 genome:
CCTCGGTCTCCCCCTCCTCCCCGAGCCACAGCCCAACCGGAGTACCGAGAGCCAGTTCGATGAAGTCGTCGATGGAGACGGCCTGATGACCGCCGATATAGGCACGCATGCAGCGCTCCTGATGTCGAAGGGGTAAGGCGTGCCGGGCGGTCGTGGCCTGGTGGTGAGAGGCGACCGTCCGGGTTGTGCAACCCCCTGCCACTGTTACGGCGAGGGTGGTGCCCCGGCCGGGAGTCGAACCCGGCCTTGCGACCATCGGGGCGGTTAGGTGCGGCGTCTCAGGAGGTTGGCTCCACAGCCGCGTCGATGATGTCGGCGTGGTCGAACGCGAGCGGCGGCAGGTCACTGAGGGGCCACCACTGGGCGTTGGTCGCGTCATCGCCAGCGTCGATGATCGTTCCGGGGATGACGGCCAGGTGGTAGGCAACGGTGACGTACCTGCCGCGCGGGTCGCGGTCGGGCTGGTCGAACGTGCCGATCTGGTGCAGCTCTTCCGGTGCTGCGTGCACGCCGGCCTCTTCGGCGAGTTCGCGGGCGGCGGCGGCGCGGCTCGTCTCGCCGGGGTCGACGTGCCCGCCGGGCAGCGCCCACTGGCCCTTGAACGGGTCCCAGCCACGTTCGATCAGCAGAACGTACCCGTCGGCCGTGGTGACGACGACGTCGGCGGCGTAGCGGATGGTCTCGAAGGTCTCGGTGTAAGTCATACCTGCTCCTGATCAGTTGTGAGGAAGCGGGTCGTCCTTGGATCGCGCTTTATGTGAAGGGACAGGGCGGCCGTGGTCATGAAGTGGCGAGAGACGGCCGCCCTCAGCGCCCCGGCCAGGAGTCAAACCCGGCCTGTGACCACCAGGGCGATTGCGCTGTTCAGCACACGGATCAGAGCCCGCGTGCGCCGCCTACTTGGCCGAGGAGAGGCGGCATGATCCCCATTGAATTGTCAAAGGTCAGACACTCCCGACGGGCGCGGCAACCCCCGGAGGGGCTCCCGTTTTCACGGGACCCGTCGGCGCGTGACTACAGATTGACCTAGGTCAATCTCACTGTCAAGGGGGTTCGGGCGAAGAGCAGAGATTGACCTAGGTCCGGCTACTCTCGAACTCATGGAGCAGAGCCCAGAAGCGCCCAAGCAGACGCCCACAGCCAAGGAGATCGCTGCGGAGTTCCGCAAGAAGATCACGGGCCCCAACCGCGAGTACGGCCCGGGAGACCGGCTCCCTGCGGCTCGTAAGCTCGCCAAAGACCTTGGCGTGCAGCTCATGACCGTGCAGAGCGCATACGGCCAGCTCCGCGACGAGGGATTGGTTCTCACCCAACAAGGCCGCGGGACGTTCGTCCGTGACCCCTCGATGCCGCTCGGCACCGAGCCGGGCAGTAGCCCTGCCTTCGCCGCACTGGCCGCAGAACTCAGCTCGATTCATGACGCTCTTCGTCTGCTCGGTGAGCGACTGGACCGCCTTGAGCAGCTTGTCGGCGACGGGACTCCACCCTCGCCGTGAGTTCGTCCGCACGGCGCAGCAGTCGTTCAACCGTGGCGCGCGCCTCGCTCAAACTCGCTTCGATCAAGGCAAGTTCCGTGGGAGTCAGACCTCCCAAATCGCCGCTTCGCTCATTGATCCCTGACATGGCAATGAGCATGCGGCCGGGAATGGAAGAGGACCCGGACAGACTGTCCGGGTCCTATTTCCTTGTAGGTCAGGCAGGTTGACATATCGTCATTGCGTGGCTTCCTCCACGGCATCGAGCACTGCGGCCCACGGAAGTTCCCGCCCCGCCGGCGCTTCCCTCGGCTCGTACAGCGGCCAGACGTCGGGGCCGTAGACGACGCGCACTCCCCCAGCCCGAAGAGCGTCGATGTGACCTTTCCACGCGGGGTGGCGAGCATGCGCCGCGTTCACCCGCGGGAAGACGACGACCGGCAGACCGAAGGTGCCGATAGCCTCGCCAACCTGGGTCAGCGCCTGGTTGTCCATCAGGCCAGTCGCGAGCTTGGCGACCATGTTGGCGGAGGCGGGAGCGACCACGTAGCAATCAACCGGCGGATGCGGCCGGGCCTCACCAGGCAGGCGCGGTTCGTCGCGTACGGGTAGGCCGGTGAGCCGCTCCAGCCGCTCAACCTCCCCGCTCATCCGCAGCCACTGACCTGCGGTCGGCGTTAGCGTGACGGCCACCTGCCATCCGCGGTCCATCGCGGGTTCGACCAGACCGGTACGCAGTGCCTCTACACCCCCGGCCGCCGACCCGACGACCCCGAGCACGCCGCGCTTACCTGAACTCACTGCACCGCCCTGCACCGTTGCGCCATCACGAACACCTCGGACGAACGCGATCCGCCGGTCACGGGAGACTGCTTGATCAGGCCCCGCAACGTCTCGCGCACCCTCGGATTGTTGCGTACAAGCTGCGGCGACGTGCGCTCAGCAGTACGCAGCTCCGCAAACGCCTCGTCTCCCTGGCCAGCGAGCGACAGAGCCCGCGCGTAGTCGATGCGGTGGGAAACGCTGCGCTCCTGCGGCATGTGGTCGACGTTGATCCGGCCGTGTTCCACCACGTACGAGACGTTGTCCAGGTCCAGCTCAACGGACAGGCGATGGAGCAGGACGTTCGTCGGCCCGAATCCGGTCTGCCAGTAGTTCTCATCCGACCCAAGGTCGTCCGCGAGTTCTTCGGCACGGTCCAACAGCCCCGTTGCGGTGGGCCGGTCCTGATGCCTCGCTGCCGCGACTGCGGCACGCAGGTGGATCATCCCGAGCAAGCTGAGCGCGGCCGGGTCGTTCTCTGTCACCCGGGATGACAGCCACCTTGCCGCAGCGTTGCCCAGCTCGAGAGCATCGTCGTAGCGCCCATTGGCAAGCAGAGCATGCGTGCCGGACCGGGCCGCGGATGCCAGCACGAGCGGATCGTCCGACTCATCAGCGGCTCGCATCGCGCGCTCGGCAGCGAGCCATGAGATGTCAGACTCACCGATCTTCGCGAGCGTCGTAGCGGCGAGATGGTGCGTACGGGCCGACACTGCCCAACAATCGCTACGGTCGTCGCCGCGCCGCGCCGCGCGATCTTCCAACTCCTGTGCGGTCTGAAGCAGTGCGGGAAGAGCGGCGATGACACTGCCGAGCCGTCCGCCCTGGTAGTCGTTCCATGCCTGCTCCACCCGTACGGCCACGGGGGCGGGTGTCGGTAGCTGAGTCTCAGCCTGGGGGCCGAAGAGCAGACGCGAGAGGCGGCGTGGGGTCATGAGAGCGTCTCGTACGGCGGGGACGTCGTCCTGTTGGCGCTCGTCTTCCATGAGGACGGTCTGTCCGAGCAGGTCCCCGAGGGGCACGCGCAGGATGCGTGATAGCTCCGCGAGCATGTCGATGCGGGGCGGCTTCCGGCGCCCGGTCTCGATCTTCGCGAGCCAGTCAGTGCTACGACCGACCAGACCGGCCAGCACCTCTTGCGTGTAGCCGCGGCGCTTCCGGTAGAACGCGATGCGCTCGCCGATGCTTAGGTGATCTCCAAGACCACGCATTGCGTGATGCCTCCTGGTTGTAGGGGCCCGCTTCACGGTACCGAGCCGGTCGTCGCGCTGGACAGATGGTCTTTCCCGTCCGCCCAGCCGAGCGTCAAGCACCCAACAGCAGAGGGCCCGGACGAAGTGTCCGGGACCCGGTTCGTATGATCGTGATCCGAGATGGTGGACAAGAGGTGTCCCACCTGTCCGACTGTCCCAGTAGTCGGTTTGAGCTGCGAAAACAGGTGGGACAGGGAGAAACCGAGCTGTCCCACCTGTCCGGCGAGCGGGGCTGTAACACCCAGGGGGGCGCTAGCCTCCGGCCGTGAGCCCATCGACACTTCAGCTTCTGCTCGCGGCTCTCGGCGTGGGCGGAACCCTGGCAGCAGCGATCTTGACGCAAGTCCTTCAGAAGAGGGCTGAGCGCGAGAGGAGAGCTGCCGAAGACCTCCGCAGGTGGCACGCGGAACGCTTCCGCGCCGCCAAAGAGCTGCTCTACAAGATCAAGGAGACCGAACGCATCCTCTGGAGTGCGTGTGCCTCCCTGCCCAACGAAGAGGAGTATGCGCGGCTCCGGCGGGCCGGATACATGACGCTACTCACCGTCCGCGAAACCGATGTGCCTCAGCCCACCGACGATGTGATGGTCTTCGATACGGTGCACCTGGAGATCATCCAGGACGCACTACAGCAAGTGCACGGGCTCCTTGAAGAGGCGGAGCATCTGACTGCCGAGATCTCCATCCTGTCCGAGGGAACTACGCCAGATGCCGCGGCGGCTATGTTCGAGGCCGCATGGGACGCAGCCGGCGCCTTGGAGACAACGCGCGGCACACGTGACGAAGCGTCCCACGCAGTCTTGGCCATGCAAGATCCGATAGCCGCCTTCCAGGCGTCCGTGCGGGCAGAACTCGGCGTGGCGGCACCCCCATCCCCCGGGGTGTTACAGCCATCGGAGGGCGACTCCGGAGGGCCGACCAGAGGAATCCGCCGTAAGGGCTGCGTGTCTAACTGCGTGACAACGGAGGCGAACACTCACGTACGCCCACGGACGCTCAGGGACTGTTCGCGCAGCTCAGCGCCACCCGGGTGCCTGCCCCATCAGGCACCAAGATTGCTTCGGGACGAAGAGGTCGTGGGTTCAAATCCCGCCACCCCGACTGAAGGAACACCAGGTCAGGGGCCTGATCCGCGAAAGCGGGTCGGGCCCCTGACCTGTTATCGCTGCCTCTTGGGAGCCGGTCTCGGAATCCGCCTCCCAGAAGGCTCCTATCCCACGTCACACCCTCCGAGAATGCGCTTCAGCAATCCGCGGGTGACGCCCAGTGATCCACGCCACGTCACCACTGGGACCAAGGGGCGCCTCTTTCTGTCACTTGGGTCACAACGCCTCATCGCTCCGGCTGACTCGAGCAGACCTGCGGTACACGGAAGGCGCCAGACGGAGCGCCCGGCCGTCCTCGGCACAGCGCCGAGGACGGCCATCTGTTGACAGTGGTGCCGCCTACGCTGGGTATCACTGAACGCGACGGGCTGAGCATGGCCGAATTCAAGATCAACACGCGTGCCGTCGAGCGGGTACAACGGGACCAGACGCGGTCGATTCCGTTCGGAATACTGCGGAAGGTGCGACTGGGCGATCACGCGCGGACCTGGAGGGGGGCCAAGGTGGCGGGCAGGAGCGGGGCGGGCAGCAGCGACCCGTACGCACGGGAACTGGCACGACTGGCCAAGGAGGAAGAGCGGGCCCGGAAGGCGGCTGAGGCCGAGGCCAAGCGGCGGGCGCGCGAAGAGAAGCTGGCGTATGAGGCTGCCCGCGCCCAGCAAGCCATCGACCGAACGAGCGTGATCGAGCACGACGTCGAGCAGCTTTCGACGCTGCTGCGCGCGGCGGTGCTGGACCACCGCCCCCTGTCATTCGACGCGCTCCGGCAGGAATTCACGCCATCGGCATTCGCCCCCAAGACGGGCATGTCGACACATAGGCCCTTGCCGTGCTGGGAAGAGTACGAGCCCGAGCCTCCACAAAGATGGCTTGGGGCACTCGGCTTTGGCCGTAAACGGTATGACGCGGAGATGGAGGCGGCCCGTCAACGGTTCGACAGGGCTCTGCAAGACCACTCACGTGACGAACAGAAGCGTCTGGAGAAGCTCCGAGAGGCGCGCGCCCGGCACGAAGAGCGCATGCGGCAGAAGACGGCCCGGGTCGAGGAATGGAACGCCGCTGTCGAGGAGCGCCGCAACGCCTACCGGGACAGGGATGTCGATGCTGTCGAGTGGTTCATCGACCAGGTGTTGGCTGCTTCCGCATACCCGCACGACTTCCCGAGAGCCCATCAGGTGCGGTACCAGGCCGACACCGGTGACCTGCTCGTCCAGATCGATCTGCCGCTGGAGGATGTGGTTCCCACAGCTCGTGCATACCGGTACGTGAAGACGCGCGACGAGTTCACGCCGGTCCCGCGTCCGGAAAAGGAACGTAAGGAGCTGTACGCGTCGGTCCTGGCACAGACCGCCCTGCGAACCGTGTACGAGCTCTTCTCCGCCGACACCGAGGGGGTGGTGCGGTCCATTGCGTTGAACGGTCATGTGGCCACCATCGACCGAGCCACCGGGCGCGAAGTACATCCATGCCTGGTCACGCTTCAAGCGGATCGGGAAGAGTTCAACCAGCTAGTGCTGACACAGGTGGACCCTCGGGCCTGTCTCAAACGGCTCCGCTCCATTATCTCGCCGAACCCATACGAGTTGGAACCGGTGCGCCCACTGGTCACATTCGACCTGTCCAAGTTCCGGCTCATGGACAGCATGGACGTCGTCGCGGGCCTGGACAGCCGGCCTGTACTGACCGACCTGACGCCCACGGAATTCGAGCACCTCGTCCGGCAGTTGTTCGAAGCCATCGGGCTGGACAGCGTCAACACGCAGCCGTCACAGGACGAGGGGGTCGACGCGGTCGCCATGAACACCGACCCCGTCATGAAAGGGCTATGCATCATCCAGGCAAAACGCACTGCCAAAGTGGTGCCGTTCGAGACGGTGTCCGCACTCGCCGGCGTGGTGGAACACAAGCGGGCAGCCAAAGGCATACTCGTGACGACCTCTTGGTTCGGCCGTGCCAGCGAGGCATTCGCCAGCGAACACGGGCGCCTAGAACTCCTCGACGGAGCGAACCTGGTGCACCTTTTCAAGGAACACATGGGCCTGGACGTCATCCCCGGCCCGGTACCACCGAAGCGCCGTCCCCGCTAAGCATCTGCATCGGACTAGGGCACAACGTCCCTACCCACTACCGACGAGCGGCCATTCGTACCAGAACACATCTCCAGCCGACATCGAGCGCTGCCCGACGAGAAGTCACTCGCGAGCCATGAGCTGGGCGAGTACGGCCACCACCGTGGTGGCTGCCACTACGGCCGCCCCGGCTTCGGGAGCGTGCAGGGTCAGGACGCCGACGAGAGCACCAATCAACAGGAGAAGGACGAGGCGCACGCTGATCTGTTCCATGAGGACCTGCTTTCAGTGCGAAACGGGTTGTGCAACCAGCGTGACCGCCTCATCTGCGGCCTTGACGCCCCCAAGACAACCGTTGACAACATCGACCAGGAACAGCCAACGTCTGACCAAGCGCGACGGATTCCGGCGCTCATGTGTACAGATGTTGGCGCGTCTGGCTTACAAGAGATGACACAGAACCATCGGAGGGGGGAAGATCATGGCCGCCCAGCCGTGGAAGAGGCCCGAGCTGGCTGATCAGCCCGATCTGAAGAAGCTGAACGATGAG
Encoded proteins:
- a CDS encoding NUDIX hydrolase; its protein translation is MTYTETFETIRYAADVVVTTADGYVLLIERGWDPFKGQWALPGGHVDPGETSRAAAARELAEEAGVHAAPEELHQIGTFDQPDRDPRGRYVTVAYHLAVIPGTIIDAGDDATNAQWWPLSDLPPLAFDHADIIDAAVEPTS
- a CDS encoding winged helix-turn-helix domain-containing protein — its product is MEQSPEAPKQTPTAKEIAAEFRKKITGPNREYGPGDRLPAARKLAKDLGVQLMTVQSAYGQLRDEGLVLTQQGRGTFVRDPSMPLGTEPGSSPAFAALAAELSSIHDALRLLGERLDRLEQLVGDGTPPSP
- a CDS encoding flavoprotein; translation: MSSGKRGVLGVVGSAAGGVEALRTGLVEPAMDRGWQVAVTLTPTAGQWLRMSGEVERLERLTGLPVRDEPRLPGEARPHPPVDCYVVAPASANMVAKLATGLMDNQALTQVGEAIGTFGLPVVVFPRVNAAHARHPAWKGHIDALRAGGVRVVYGPDVWPLYEPREAPAGRELPWAAVLDAVEEATQ
- a CDS encoding helix-turn-helix transcriptional regulator is translated as MRGLGDHLSIGERIAFYRKRRGYTQEVLAGLVGRSTDWLAKIETGRRKPPRIDMLAELSRILRVPLGDLLGQTVLMEDERQQDDVPAVRDALMTPRRLSRLLFGPQAETQLPTPAPVAVRVEQAWNDYQGGRLGSVIAALPALLQTAQELEDRAARRGDDRSDCWAVSARTHHLAATTLAKIGESDISWLAAERAMRAADESDDPLVLASAARSGTHALLANGRYDDALELGNAAARWLSSRVTENDPAALSLLGMIHLRAAVAAARHQDRPTATGLLDRAEELADDLGSDENYWQTGFGPTNVLLHRLSVELDLDNVSYVVEHGRINVDHMPQERSVSHRIDYARALSLAGQGDEAFAELRTAERTSPQLVRNNPRVRETLRGLIKQSPVTGGSRSSEVFVMAQRCRAVQ
- a CDS encoding restriction endonuclease, with product MAEFKINTRAVERVQRDQTRSIPFGILRKVRLGDHARTWRGAKVAGRSGAGSSDPYARELARLAKEEERARKAAEAEAKRRAREEKLAYEAARAQQAIDRTSVIEHDVEQLSTLLRAAVLDHRPLSFDALRQEFTPSAFAPKTGMSTHRPLPCWEEYEPEPPQRWLGALGFGRKRYDAEMEAARQRFDRALQDHSRDEQKRLEKLREARARHEERMRQKTARVEEWNAAVEERRNAYRDRDVDAVEWFIDQVLAASAYPHDFPRAHQVRYQADTGDLLVQIDLPLEDVVPTARAYRYVKTRDEFTPVPRPEKERKELYASVLAQTALRTVYELFSADTEGVVRSIALNGHVATIDRATGREVHPCLVTLQADREEFNQLVLTQVDPRACLKRLRSIISPNPYELEPVRPLVTFDLSKFRLMDSMDVVAGLDSRPVLTDLTPTEFEHLVRQLFEAIGLDSVNTQPSQDEGVDAVAMNTDPVMKGLCIIQAKRTAKVVPFETVSALAGVVEHKRAAKGILVTTSWFGRASEAFASEHGRLELLDGANLVHLFKEHMGLDVIPGPVPPKRRPR